A genomic stretch from Chlamydiota bacterium includes:
- the ligA gene encoding NAD-dependent DNA ligase LigA translates to MKESHSSFNEVSKNIKDLREKILGYDRKYFIENAPVISDYEYDLLIQELKDLETKYPNLITSDSPTQRVGEGLIKGFQPVRHSIPMLSIENTYSPDEILSFHHRIQKVFPQEKIDYVVELKIDGLAVVLRYEEGLFKRGLTRGDGLMGDDVTANLKTLRSIPLKLQGKNIPSVLEVKGEVYFDHKGFEKLNQDRIEKGEETFANPRNAASGSLKLLDPRLTAERPLKFFAHGIGLVKGGGFQTHLEVLRMLQSCGIRVVEGYQAASSIESVIKICHEWNKKRKELAFDIDGMVIKVNSLKLQDLLGSTSKSPRWVIAYKYQAEEAKTLLKDIVVQVGRTGTLTPVAILEPVELCGSTVSRATLHNQDEIKRKDIRIGDTVAIEKGGEVIPKVTRVLLERRPKEAQPFQFPNHCPECQSEVVHLEDEVALRCENLSCPAQLKRSLEHFASRKAMDIEGLGTALVEQLVDGQLVKNVADLYRLKNSDFLSLERMGEKSSQNILDGIEKSKTRSLHRLIFGLGIRHVGIHAAEILAFQYKNMDALIQASFEDLQNIHEIGAVMAQSIISFFQTKENLKTLSQLKNFGLNWVDTELALRKKDSFLEGKTFVLTGTLEKFSREEAGAFIKKLGGRVSSSISTKTDFLVVGNEPGSKLEKANSLGVKVLDEKEFLKLLKV, encoded by the coding sequence ATGAAGGAATCCCATTCATCCTTCAACGAAGTTTCCAAAAATATTAAAGACCTCCGCGAAAAAATTCTAGGATATGATCGAAAATATTTTATAGAGAATGCCCCTGTTATCAGTGATTATGAATATGACTTATTGATACAAGAATTAAAAGATTTGGAGACAAAGTATCCAAATCTTATCACGTCAGATTCTCCCACCCAAAGAGTTGGAGAGGGCCTTATCAAAGGTTTTCAGCCTGTTCGCCATTCAATCCCCATGCTGAGTATTGAAAATACTTATAGCCCTGATGAGATTCTTTCTTTTCATCACCGGATTCAAAAGGTTTTTCCCCAGGAAAAAATTGATTATGTTGTTGAACTTAAAATTGACGGATTAGCCGTGGTGTTACGCTATGAGGAAGGCCTCTTTAAAAGAGGGCTCACTCGAGGTGATGGTTTGATGGGGGATGATGTTACTGCAAATTTGAAGACGCTTCGATCGATTCCTCTTAAGCTTCAGGGAAAAAATATCCCATCCGTTCTGGAAGTTAAGGGCGAAGTCTACTTCGATCACAAGGGTTTTGAAAAACTGAATCAGGATCGTATTGAAAAAGGGGAAGAGACTTTTGCAAACCCAAGAAATGCCGCTTCCGGATCTCTCAAACTTTTGGATCCGCGTTTAACGGCCGAGCGTCCGTTAAAATTCTTTGCTCATGGGATCGGCCTCGTTAAGGGGGGGGGATTTCAAACTCATCTGGAAGTTTTAAGAATGCTTCAATCCTGTGGAATTCGAGTCGTCGAGGGCTATCAGGCGGCTTCTTCTATTGAATCGGTTATTAAGATTTGTCATGAGTGGAACAAAAAGCGAAAAGAACTCGCCTTTGACATTGATGGAATGGTGATTAAGGTGAATTCCCTTAAACTTCAAGATTTATTAGGGTCCACTTCGAAAAGTCCCCGTTGGGTGATTGCCTATAAATACCAGGCTGAAGAGGCCAAGACACTTTTAAAAGACATTGTGGTTCAAGTGGGAAGAACCGGCACACTGACGCCTGTCGCTATTCTGGAACCGGTTGAATTATGCGGCAGTACGGTCAGTCGGGCCACCCTCCATAATCAAGACGAAATTAAACGCAAGGATATTCGCATTGGAGATACCGTTGCCATTGAAAAAGGGGGAGAGGTGATTCCTAAAGTCACCCGTGTTCTTTTAGAAAGGCGTCCGAAAGAGGCTCAACCCTTTCAGTTCCCCAACCATTGCCCTGAATGTCAAAGCGAGGTGGTTCATTTGGAAGATGAGGTGGCTCTTCGGTGTGAAAATCTTTCATGTCCGGCTCAACTCAAACGCAGTCTTGAACATTTTGCCTCACGGAAAGCCATGGATATTGAGGGGTTGGGAACCGCGTTGGTTGAACAATTGGTCGATGGACAGTTAGTGAAAAATGTAGCGGATCTTTATCGATTAAAAAATTCTGACTTTTTGTCGCTTGAAAGAATGGGTGAAAAATCTTCTCAAAATATTTTAGATGGAATTGAAAAAAGTAAAACACGATCGCTTCATCGATTGATTTTTGGTTTAGGGATTCGTCATGTAGGGATTCATGCCGCAGAAATTCTCGCGTTTCAATATAAGAACATGGATGCCCTCATACAGGCTTCCTTTGAAGATTTGCAAAATATTCACGAGATTGGAGCTGTCATGGCCCAGAGCATTATTTCCTTCTTTCAAACGAAAGAAAATTTGAAAACGCTTTCCCAGTTAAAAAACTTTGGACTTAACTGGGTCGATACCGAGCTTGCGTTAAGGAAAAAAGATTCTTTTTTAGAGGGGAAAACTTTTGTTCTTACCGGCACCCTCGAAAAATTTTCTCGGGAAGAAGCAGGGGCCTTCATTAAAAAATTAGGGGGAAGAGTTAGCTCAAGCATCAGTACAAAGACAGATTTTTTGGTGGTAGGAAATGAACCAGGCTCAAAACTTGAGAAGGCAAACTCTTTGGGGGTTAAGGTCTTGGATGAGAAGGAGTTTTTGAAGCTTTTGAAGGTGTGA
- a CDS encoding polyprenyl synthetase family protein — MTTLLEIKKLIEPLVEPLSEVEQLILREVSSSKFDFINEAAQHITLDQGKRLRPILILASAKAFGTLSHDHILLAVIVELLHTATLLHDDVLDEADTRRHRKSVNAQWGNTTSVLLGDYLFARAFMLLSSLKSNILFELISETTKDICEGELLQIRSAGNPLFQEEEYFEMIRKKTAVLFTSCCQGSAIISGAKPIWIEGMRRYGDFLGQAFQIGDDIMDLTGSSLKEGKTLGTDLKKGKLTLPLIHLLARLGFQERQQLENLIMQKKSDLSFIQIQGLLSRGQGFPETLKVISGLCQSAIDEVDRFPSDYELTLFRAIPHYILSEAKGRLVQIEAEPIVKSA; from the coding sequence ATGACGACGCTTTTAGAAATTAAAAAACTCATTGAACCTTTAGTAGAGCCTCTCTCTGAAGTAGAGCAATTAATTCTTCGTGAGGTGAGCTCCTCAAAATTTGATTTTATCAATGAGGCAGCCCAGCACATTACTTTAGATCAGGGTAAAAGGCTTCGTCCGATTCTTATTTTAGCGTCCGCGAAGGCGTTTGGGACTTTAAGTCATGATCACATCTTGCTTGCAGTGATCGTGGAACTTCTCCATACGGCTACGCTTCTTCACGATGATGTTTTGGATGAGGCAGATACACGTCGTCATCGTAAAAGTGTCAATGCCCAGTGGGGAAATACCACGTCCGTCTTATTAGGCGATTATCTCTTTGCAAGGGCCTTCATGCTGCTTTCCTCTCTCAAGTCCAACATTCTCTTCGAACTTATTTCAGAAACAACAAAGGATATTTGTGAAGGAGAGCTTCTTCAAATTCGTTCTGCCGGTAATCCGTTGTTTCAAGAAGAAGAATATTTTGAAATGATTCGTAAAAAGACTGCGGTTCTTTTTACTTCGTGTTGTCAGGGAAGTGCGATTATATCGGGAGCAAAACCTATTTGGATTGAGGGAATGAGAAGGTATGGAGATTTTCTAGGCCAGGCTTTCCAGATTGGGGATGATATTATGGATCTTACGGGGAGTTCTTTAAAAGAGGGAAAAACGCTGGGTACGGATCTTAAAAAAGGAAAATTAACGCTTCCGCTCATTCATTTATTAGCTCGGCTGGGCTTCCAGGAAAGGCAGCAATTAGAAAATCTGATTATGCAAAAAAAATCAGATCTTTCTTTTATTCAAATTCAGGGTCTTCTTTCCCGAGGGCAGGGTTTTCCTGAAACTTTAAAAGTAATTTCGGGACTTTGTCAATCGGCCATTGATGAAGTGGATCGATTCCCTTCGGATTATGAATTGACGCTTTTTCGAGCGATTCCCCATTATATTTTATCTGAGGCAAAAGGACGCCTTGTCCAAATAGAGGCGGAACCCATTGTTAAAAGTGCTTAA
- a CDS encoding DoxX family protein — protein MAKSVAEGASNTKSGSGKTTWLALLRIYMGAYFIHTSIDKFTASYLGEFSRLVSRWAHHTNFAWYEGFLNNYVLPHAKFFAYLTAIGEFYVGLSLILGFLSGLAAIFGILLYINYYLGEGSPEEVWRFGMILVNLFVIVVTGAGRVFGLDKFLSKKILFKYIV, from the coding sequence ATGGCGAAGAGTGTAGCAGAAGGTGCTTCCAATACAAAATCTGGGTCGGGCAAAACAACTTGGCTAGCCCTCTTAAGAATTTATATGGGTGCCTATTTTATTCATACGAGTATTGATAAATTTACGGCTTCTTATCTAGGCGAATTTTCGAGGCTGGTTTCCCGTTGGGCTCATCATACGAATTTTGCATGGTATGAAGGCTTTTTAAATAACTATGTTCTTCCTCATGCCAAATTTTTTGCTTATCTTACGGCGATTGGTGAGTTTTACGTGGGCTTGAGTTTAATTTTAGGATTTCTTTCAGGGCTTGCAGCTATTTTTGGAATACTTCTTTATATTAACTATTATCTAGGGGAAGGAAGTCCAGAAGAGGTGTGGAGATTTGGGATGATTCTTGTTAACCTTTTCGTTATCGTGGTAACAGGAGCAGGTCGGGTATTTGGTTTGGACAAATTTCTCTCTAAAAAAATTCTCTTTAAGTATATTGTTTAA